In Ensifer canadensis, a genomic segment contains:
- a CDS encoding RrF2 family transcriptional regulator: MLTKKGKYGLKALVDLARLEPGETAFITEIAQRNNIPKKFLDTILLELRNAGMLRSKKGPGGGYSLSRPAAEIRIGHVIRTLDGPLAPIRCASRTAYEVCEDCNDPETCQVRVSMTTVRDAVAAILDSMTLEEFAADKSMPLEAPEEQRVG; encoded by the coding sequence ATGCTGACGAAGAAGGGAAAGTACGGATTGAAGGCTCTTGTCGACCTCGCTCGACTGGAGCCGGGAGAGACGGCTTTCATTACCGAAATCGCCCAGCGCAACAATATCCCGAAAAAATTCCTGGATACGATCCTGCTCGAACTGCGCAACGCCGGCATGCTGCGTTCGAAGAAGGGGCCAGGCGGCGGCTATTCGCTGTCGCGCCCGGCGGCGGAAATCCGCATCGGCCATGTCATCCGGACGCTTGACGGTCCGCTTGCGCCGATCCGCTGCGCCAGCCGCACGGCTTACGAGGTCTGCGAGGACTGCAATGATCCCGAGACCTGTCAGGTCCGTGTGTCGATGACGACCGTGCGCGACGCGGTTGCCGCGATCCTGGACTCCATGACGCTCGAAGAGTTTGCGGCCGACAAGTCGATGCCGCTCGAAGCGCCGGAAGAACAGCGCGTCGGCTGA
- a CDS encoding KpsF/GutQ family sugar-phosphate isomerase, with amino-acid sequence MGLRHASADERRGSAALESVGRTLTTAMAGIKALADHLGADTAFAQSMVEAIELIGESQGRVVVSGVGKSGHIGRKMAATMASTGTSAYFVHPTEASHGDLGMVTSQDVLILLSWSGETAELANMLTYAKRFKVPVVSISSNRDSVLARNSEVPIVLPKVQEACPHGLAPTTSAMLQLAVGDALAIALLERRGFSAEDFKTFHPGGKLGAQLRLVRELAHAGEQVPLLSVGRPMSEAVIEMSSKGFGVVGIVDEDGKLTGVITDGDLRRHMSGDLLAQTVEAVMSRNPRVIRGDVLASGAMEFMQDHKVTVLFLVDDDGLPVGILHIHDLLRAGVA; translated from the coding sequence ATGGGTTTGAGACACGCATCAGCGGATGAGCGACGCGGTTCTGCCGCATTGGAGTCGGTCGGCAGGACGCTGACGACGGCGATGGCAGGCATCAAGGCGCTGGCCGATCATCTCGGTGCCGATACGGCGTTTGCGCAAAGCATGGTCGAAGCGATCGAACTCATTGGCGAAAGCCAGGGGCGCGTTGTCGTTTCCGGCGTCGGCAAGAGTGGCCATATCGGCCGCAAGATGGCGGCGACCATGGCATCAACAGGCACGTCCGCCTATTTTGTCCATCCGACCGAGGCGAGCCACGGCGATCTCGGCATGGTCACGTCGCAGGACGTGCTGATCCTGTTGTCCTGGTCGGGCGAAACGGCGGAACTCGCCAACATGCTCACCTATGCCAAGCGCTTCAAGGTGCCGGTCGTTTCGATTTCGTCCAACCGCGACAGCGTTCTCGCTCGCAACTCCGAAGTGCCGATCGTGCTGCCGAAGGTTCAGGAAGCCTGTCCGCATGGGCTGGCGCCGACGACGTCGGCGATGCTGCAGCTTGCGGTCGGCGACGCGCTTGCCATCGCCCTGCTCGAGCGCCGCGGTTTCTCCGCCGAAGATTTCAAGACCTTCCATCCCGGCGGCAAGCTCGGCGCTCAACTGCGTCTCGTGCGCGAACTGGCGCATGCCGGGGAACAGGTGCCGCTCTTGAGCGTCGGTCGCCCGATGAGCGAAGCCGTCATCGAGATGTCTTCCAAGGGCTTTGGTGTCGTCGGCATCGTCGACGAGGATGGCAAGCTGACCGGCGTCATCACCGACGGCGACCTCCGTCGCCACATGTCGGGCGATCTGCTTGCGCAGACCGTCGAGGCGGTCATGTCGCGTAACCCCCGTGTCATCAGGGGAGATGTTCTGGCAAGCGGTGCAATGGAGTTCATGCAGGATCACAAGGTGACCGTGCTGTTTCTCGTCGACGACGACGGGCTTCCCGTCGGCATCCTGCACATTCACGATCTGCTTCGCGCCGGCGTTGCCTGA
- a CDS encoding capsule biosynthesis protein produces the protein MNTRVSADRPSRRVFLFLQGPSSPIFRKIADRLESYGHTCLRINLNVGDEIIWRRKGASNYRGRAEDWPDYLARFIGLHQVTDMILLGEERPYHQAATAVARRTGVAIAIVEMGYLRPDWLTLERDGMSSNSHFPADAAHIVEAAKTLPEPDWRKHYSQTFLADASYDLLYNLPNVFLWFLFPHYRRHAIFHPLAEYAGWIRRLFTGKRRSAEAEETVRILLSERVPFFVYPLQLETDFQLRAHSPFHSQKDAIDEVMHSFAADAARETRLVFKVHPLDNDLIAWRKFIDDKAAELGLTGRVFYLDGGNLDVLAEASAGMVTVNSTAGLHALKQGRPVRVLGTAVFDIAGLTDQQPLEDFWQRPTAPDAEVSSAMFRLLAASIQVRGNLYSRTGTDAGARAIAERLHENTVNQPGAFIDPPPRRKPQKRQRPASRSA, from the coding sequence TTGAACACCCGTGTGTCAGCCGATCGGCCAAGCCGACGGGTCTTCCTGTTCCTGCAAGGCCCGTCATCGCCGATCTTCCGCAAGATCGCCGATCGGCTTGAGAGCTACGGCCACACCTGCCTGCGGATAAACCTCAATGTCGGCGACGAGATCATCTGGCGTCGCAAAGGCGCATCCAACTACCGCGGGAGAGCGGAGGATTGGCCGGACTATCTGGCACGCTTCATCGGCCTGCACCAGGTCACCGACATGATCCTGCTTGGCGAAGAGCGCCCCTATCATCAGGCTGCCACTGCGGTCGCCCGGCGGACCGGGGTCGCGATCGCCATCGTCGAGATGGGCTATCTCCGACCCGACTGGCTAACACTCGAGCGCGACGGCATGTCGTCGAACTCCCACTTTCCCGCCGACGCCGCCCATATCGTCGAAGCCGCGAAGACCCTGCCGGAGCCGGATTGGCGCAAGCACTACAGCCAGACCTTTCTCGCCGATGCCAGCTACGACCTTCTCTACAACCTGCCCAACGTCTTCCTGTGGTTCCTCTTTCCGCATTATCGCCGTCACGCGATCTTTCATCCACTTGCCGAATATGCCGGCTGGATCCGCCGCCTTTTCACCGGCAAAAGACGCAGTGCCGAGGCCGAGGAAACGGTCCGCATCCTGCTTTCGGAACGCGTGCCCTTTTTCGTCTATCCGCTGCAGCTCGAAACCGATTTCCAGCTGCGCGCCCACTCGCCGTTCCACAGCCAGAAGGACGCGATCGACGAGGTCATGCACTCGTTTGCAGCCGATGCGGCTAGGGAAACCAGACTGGTCTTCAAGGTTCATCCGCTCGACAACGATCTGATCGCCTGGCGCAAATTCATCGACGACAAGGCAGCGGAACTCGGGCTGACCGGTCGCGTGTTCTATCTCGATGGCGGCAATCTCGATGTGCTGGCAGAGGCCAGCGCCGGCATGGTCACGGTCAACTCGACCGCCGGTCTGCACGCGCTAAAGCAGGGACGCCCGGTCAGGGTGCTGGGCACGGCTGTGTTCGACATTGCCGGTTTGACGGACCAGCAGCCGCTGGAGGATTTCTGGCAAAGGCCGACAGCACCCGACGCCGAGGTGAGCAGCGCCATGTTCCGGCTGCTTGCGGCTTCGATCCAGGTGCGGGGCAATCTCTATTCAAGAACAGGAACCGACGCAGGCGCCCGGGCAATCGCCGAGCGCCTGCACGAGAACACGGTCAACCAGCCCGGCGCGTTCATCGATCCGCCACCGCGCCGGAAGCCGCAGAAAAGACAACGGCCAGCCTCGCGATCGGCATAG
- a CDS encoding LTA synthase family protein: protein MRRRRCARKHEGFRLALLPFQLHDYPITLTICCFILSCAVIFFTDRFALPKRERRKNPSPFGRKQDIIDVIARLPVIALVFAGFFAGSWRPLYAAAGTMSFFIIFTGISRAKFKFIREPLIFSDIALVVDVFKYKTIFYASSLNIVFWTVAFLYVFGVSGLYLYFEPSVLPNSGKAFWILVMVAVAAGPWLLLFYGPVNRPTAALVQRLVKVLDVKMNTVRFGTFGSVIFRFIIWLGVKREKIVAELSQIVRAAVQDLIGDDGSPLIVVWQSESFIDMRHFGVDTLKMPTLDRLRRQAAQWGRLSSVFEGGYTLRTEFAVISGLVPDDIHVDASYPYLRASHYSDVVWPGKMKRAGWHTHFMHPYDRTFFLRHKAMPQLGFAELTMLDGFDHVPARDGPYVSDEKLAARVIDACENLPEDKSGFVFVASMANHGPWEPGRVGDLANPVDIYLAILEQSDAALKQLTDRLDRLDRPVWFVFYGDHAPLLKSFADPFPDPRTDYLIVPFSKAKSTHHRPVEPRDVAAWDLIEALLNHANLKKDTLR from the coding sequence ATGAGGCGGCGCCGGTGTGCAAGAAAGCATGAAGGTTTCCGCTTGGCGTTGCTCCCCTTTCAATTGCACGACTATCCGATAACGCTGACGATCTGTTGTTTCATCTTGTCCTGTGCGGTGATCTTCTTCACCGACCGCTTCGCTCTGCCGAAACGGGAACGCCGGAAAAACCCGTCTCCCTTTGGCCGCAAGCAGGACATCATCGATGTTATTGCCCGCCTGCCGGTCATCGCGCTGGTGTTCGCCGGCTTTTTCGCTGGCTCCTGGCGGCCACTTTATGCCGCCGCCGGCACGATGAGCTTCTTCATCATCTTCACCGGGATTTCTAGGGCCAAGTTCAAGTTCATCCGCGAGCCGCTGATCTTTTCCGACATCGCCCTCGTCGTCGACGTCTTCAAATACAAGACGATCTTCTATGCCAGTTCGCTGAACATCGTGTTCTGGACCGTTGCATTTCTCTATGTCTTCGGCGTTTCCGGGCTCTACCTCTATTTCGAACCGTCTGTTCTGCCCAACAGCGGCAAGGCCTTCTGGATCCTGGTGATGGTGGCAGTCGCCGCAGGCCCATGGCTCCTGCTGTTCTACGGCCCGGTGAACCGACCCACGGCGGCCCTCGTTCAGAGGCTCGTCAAAGTGCTCGACGTCAAAATGAATACGGTGCGCTTCGGCACCTTCGGGTCGGTGATCTTCCGCTTCATCATCTGGCTCGGCGTCAAGCGGGAGAAGATCGTCGCCGAACTCTCACAAATCGTTCGGGCGGCCGTCCAGGACCTGATCGGTGACGACGGTTCGCCGCTCATCGTCGTCTGGCAGTCGGAGTCCTTCATCGACATGCGCCATTTCGGTGTCGACACGCTGAAGATGCCGACACTCGACCGGTTGCGGCGTCAGGCCGCCCAGTGGGGACGCCTCAGCAGCGTCTTCGAAGGCGGCTATACGCTGCGCACCGAGTTTGCCGTCATCAGCGGGCTCGTGCCCGACGATATCCACGTGGATGCAAGCTACCCTTATCTGCGCGCGTCCCACTATTCCGACGTCGTCTGGCCGGGAAAGATGAAACGCGCCGGCTGGCACACCCATTTCATGCATCCTTACGACCGCACGTTCTTCCTGCGCCACAAGGCGATGCCGCAGCTCGGCTTTGCCGAGCTGACGATGCTCGATGGATTCGACCACGTGCCGGCGCGCGACGGGCCTTACGTCTCCGACGAGAAGCTCGCCGCCAGGGTCATCGATGCCTGCGAGAACCTGCCGGAAGACAAGAGCGGTTTCGTTTTCGTCGCCTCGATGGCAAACCACGGACCTTGGGAACCGGGTCGCGTTGGCGATCTTGCCAACCCGGTGGACATCTATCTGGCGATCCTTGAGCAATCCGACGCAGCACTGAAGCAGCTGACCGATCGGCTCGACAGGCTCGACCGGCCTGTCTGGTTCGTCTTTTATGGCGATCATGCGCCGCTGCTGAAATCGTTCGCAGACCCCTTCCCCGACCCACGCACGGATTATCTCATCGTGCCTTTTTCCAAGGCGAAATCGACGCATCATCGACCGGTCGAACCACGGGATGTCGCTGCCTGGGATCTGATCGAGGCGCTGCTCAACCACGCCAACCTCAAGAAGGACACGCTGCGTTAG
- a CDS encoding SDR family oxidoreductase: protein MTHVIITGGSSGIGLAIASIYAGRGARLSLIARSAEILKRAQDELSSKSATAGDIRIETADVAREEEIIAAIHRCEAAFGPCDILVTSAGVVEPSRFDELGSAAFRRQMETNFSGTVHAVRAVYAGMKQRGHGKIMMISSGAGLLGIYGYSAYCASKFALHGFAQALRSEARAHGIDVSICFPPDTQTPQFQRELAFRPPEAAAVMGTVSPWPAEAVARKIVYGIERGRFEVYFGMTLFLLGRFGPTVRPLLNWWFDRAIARSSGGVSKGGR from the coding sequence ATGACCCATGTGATCATCACCGGCGGCTCGAGCGGCATAGGGCTGGCGATCGCATCGATCTATGCGGGTCGTGGCGCGCGCCTTTCGCTGATCGCCCGTTCGGCCGAGATCCTGAAGCGTGCCCAGGATGAACTCTCCTCCAAGTCGGCAACAGCCGGCGACATCCGGATCGAGACGGCGGATGTCGCGCGGGAAGAGGAAATCATCGCCGCCATCCATCGCTGCGAAGCGGCATTCGGGCCCTGCGACATCCTGGTGACCTCTGCCGGCGTCGTCGAGCCGAGCCGGTTCGACGAACTCGGCAGCGCCGCCTTCCGGCGTCAGATGGAAACGAATTTTTCCGGTACCGTCCATGCGGTTCGCGCCGTCTACGCCGGCATGAAGCAGCGTGGGCACGGAAAGATCATGATGATCTCCTCCGGTGCCGGCCTTCTCGGCATCTATGGCTATTCGGCCTATTGCGCCTCGAAGTTCGCACTGCACGGCTTTGCCCAGGCACTCCGCTCCGAGGCGCGCGCGCATGGGATAGACGTCTCGATCTGCTTCCCGCCGGACACCCAGACGCCGCAGTTCCAGCGCGAGCTTGCCTTCCGTCCCCCTGAAGCCGCCGCCGTCATGGGTACGGTCAGCCCCTGGCCGGCGGAAGCAGTTGCCCGCAAGATCGTCTACGGCATCGAGCGCGGACGGTTCGAAGTCTATTTTGGAATGACGCTTTTTCTTCTCGGTCGGTTCGGCCCCACCGTCAGACCACTCCTCAACTGGTGGTTCGACCGCGCAATCGCCCGCAGTAGCGGTGGAGTATCAAAGGGCGGCAGGTGA
- a CDS encoding aminotransferase class I/II-fold pyridoxal phosphate-dependent enzyme, whose protein sequence is MSTNGNGPGSSKMTSSLKENLLDRMRNTHQSSERNRMARSEREMPPPARRQQARFEDLPEYKQVLTQKFASEQLGIANPFYRAHQTAAGATTVIDGRKLINFASYDYLGLNRHAEVLARAKETVDAFGISASASRLVAGERPVHVELEEKIARFYGVDAAVCFVSGYLTNVAAISCLMGPKDLVVHDEFIHNSALAGIKLSGATRRLFKHNDASDLEHVLRTVSGDYRRILVIVEGIYSMDGDIADLPALLKLKAEYGFWLMVDEAHSLGVVGKHGRGLAEHFGVDPHEIDIWMGTLSKTTSSCGGYIAGSEALVAVLKASAGGFVYSVGLAPVLAASAAASLDVLAREPSRTAALRRNGALFLKLAKEAGLDTGLSSGFSVVPVLVGDSLRAVQLSNDLLAAGVNALPIIHPAVPEGLARLRFFITSDHTEEQIRKTVALTAERLKDLTERNFGLGGIDIDQMMKALSAR, encoded by the coding sequence ATGAGCACGAACGGAAATGGTCCCGGCTCATCCAAGATGACCAGCAGCCTCAAGGAGAACCTGCTGGACCGGATGAGAAACACGCATCAATCCTCCGAGCGCAACCGCATGGCGCGTTCGGAGCGGGAGATGCCGCCGCCGGCCCGCCGGCAACAGGCCCGTTTCGAGGACCTGCCGGAGTACAAGCAGGTTCTGACCCAGAAGTTTGCCAGCGAACAGCTGGGGATCGCCAATCCGTTCTACCGCGCGCATCAGACCGCAGCCGGCGCCACCACCGTCATCGACGGGCGCAAGCTGATCAACTTCGCCTCCTATGATTATCTCGGCCTCAACCGGCACGCGGAAGTGCTGGCAAGGGCAAAGGAAACCGTCGACGCCTTCGGGATCTCGGCTTCTGCCAGCCGGCTTGTCGCTGGCGAGCGCCCTGTTCATGTGGAGCTCGAAGAAAAGATCGCGCGCTTCTACGGCGTCGATGCCGCGGTCTGCTTCGTCAGTGGCTATCTCACCAATGTCGCGGCCATCAGCTGCCTGATGGGCCCGAAGGATCTGGTTGTCCACGACGAGTTCATTCACAATAGCGCGCTTGCGGGCATCAAGCTCTCCGGCGCCACGCGCCGGCTGTTCAAGCACAATGACGCGAGCGACCTGGAACACGTGCTGCGCACGGTCTCGGGCGACTATCGTCGTATCCTTGTCATCGTCGAGGGCATCTACTCGATGGACGGCGACATCGCCGACCTGCCGGCCCTCCTGAAGCTCAAGGCCGAATACGGCTTCTGGCTGATGGTCGACGAGGCCCATTCCTTGGGGGTCGTCGGCAAGCATGGTCGTGGTCTTGCCGAGCACTTCGGCGTCGATCCGCATGAGATCGACATCTGGATGGGAACGCTTTCGAAGACGACGTCCAGCTGCGGCGGCTACATTGCCGGCAGCGAGGCGCTTGTTGCCGTGCTCAAGGCCTCTGCCGGCGGCTTCGTCTACAGCGTCGGCCTGGCGCCGGTTCTGGCCGCCTCGGCGGCCGCCAGCCTCGACGTGCTTGCGCGCGAGCCGTCGCGCACTGCCGCCCTCCGGCGCAATGGCGCGCTCTTCCTCAAGCTTGCCAAGGAAGCGGGTCTGGACACCGGCCTCAGCAGCGGCTTTTCGGTTGTGCCGGTGCTGGTCGGGGATTCCCTGCGCGCGGTTCAGCTGTCCAACGATCTGCTTGCGGCCGGCGTCAATGCGCTGCCGATCATCCACCCCGCCGTTCCCGAAGGACTGGCGCGGTTGCGCTTCTTCATCACCAGCGACCATACCGAAGAGCAGATCCGCAAGACGGTGGCCCTGACGGCGGAACGCCTGAAGGACCTGACCGAACGCAACTTCGGCCTCGGCGGCATCGATATCGATCAGATGATGAAGGCGCTCTCGGCGCGCTGA